The DNA region ctCACAGTAACGTGTCTACCGGAAATCAACGCCGTTGCAGGCGGGGGGGACTCGGAAAAACAGAACCTCCGAGAAGACAAGCACcacggaaaaaagaaagctGCGCGCAGCGAAGAATTCACTGGATCCCGCAATCGGTATGGTCAAAAAGGCAAAGTATAGAAATTGGTTCAGGTTCGAATTGAAGCGACAAGGAATGCCACAATACCACAGGAAATCTGGTCACCCATTCCAGGCGGTTTTTGCTTGTTTTGCTGCACAACATGCGCGCGTATGGCGAACGAGGCAACCGCACGGAGCAGTGAGTGAATCAGCCTTTGCATATGGCGGAGCTCCGGAGTTGCTGGCTTTCCAACAAacgaaactgcatgcagtcgaaTCCGGCAACGGACCGCTCGTTTGACGAGACACCGGCAAAAGTCTGCCATTGAATTCAGTGGGCCTCCGTCCATTTGAACCTGCACCAAGAAAAAGGCCgcttgtttcttttttccgtgtctttTTGGCCGGTCTCCCAGCAGAGAGCCTCACGGGTAGTCACTCGAgaggcttctctcgctccatATCGACAAGTGACCTTTCCTGGGTGATGGATGtgtcgcgagaaaaaacgcatTTACAGTCTTTTTGTGCAAATCCCTAGAACCGGAAACGGATGCAGCGCTTACCGTGCGGGCAATCAGGCTTTTTTCCTTCCGTAGCGGCAAGCTGCCGCAGCAGAGCAGAGGACGTGGCGCTGGGTATCCTTCTCCGATTAACCGAGccccgaggcggcggcgcagccatagacgcgcgaggcagtGTCTGTTATAGATATTGCTCACGCGTAAGTGCGGGATGCCCTCTTTTAAGTGTTTTGTTGTTATTACGGTCACGTACTCCTGCAACTCGCACCAGCGTACTTGCAGTAACCAGGCGGTAATCGGGAAATACGAACGGCGCTCTCTGAGAGAACCGACACAACAGTGAGGAGATCACTCCTACTTCTCGATTGGTAGTTTTTATGCGAATGTTTGTGACTAGCGGTTGCTTGAGAATGTCAGACAAACTAAAAAAAATGAGTATTTGACCCAGCCGCCACAGCACGGCTGCACCATGGGAGCGACTCCAGTGAGCAAGGGAGGGAGACCAGAAGGCAGAGCATCAACAGTCAATCAGTGTAACGGGTAGTACCGGTGCGTGAAGGTCAGTCTGTCATCACTTGACTTCTCGATGGCGTTCGACAATGAGGAGCGATACGCCCAACGACGCCACGCAAACGTCCACACCGTCGAAACACCGTACCCATCCCAAAGAAATGTCTCATCGCCGGTGCCTCATCTCAGTGATGGGAGACTCGTACTCGAAGTCACGTTTGAAAATTGCGTCTCGGCGCCCCCTTCTGCATACACTTTCCCCCGGTTTTCCTGTATCCATGCATTCGAAAGTTCAAATGGATGCTCATTGCTGCATACATGTGAGTGTTCGAAGAAAGATATAAAAGATATAGCGCATAACTGCTCGGAATCTGGGACATCACAGATGGCGCAAGAAAACCATGTAGGAGCTTGGCGGGTAAACGAGTACCGTCTCGGCGTGCAGGTAGCGTAATCGGCGTCGCTAGTGTAGTGGCCGATGTCGCAACCCCCAATTTTTTGCGCAACAGACTCGTGGACGAGTGTTAAAATACTATCAGCGATATCCAAGACAGACAACAGTGCCGCCTGATGGCCAGTTGCCCTCAGTATAAGCGCGATGCGTCGCTCCTGTAAAGGATTTTGTTGTTCATTCTGCTCTCGGATGCGgcatcttctttctgctgccgCCTCCGAAGCCACGCTCGCCATCTTTTTTCATCGTCCACTGAGGATCGCCCGGAGGGGCGACACCACCAGTGCCCTGTCGGCTCTCGGGTCTGTTGAGGGAAAGCATCCAAGTCGATATGCTTGCCCCGCTCTGCGCAGTTCGACAGAACCCGCCTCAGAATGTTGTGGGATTCGGGGCATCTTGCTGAGTGAACACCGAGACACCCTCTTGCCGCTCGATGTGTTGCGTCTGCCACGTCCTGGTCAAAGTAGTCGGACAGCTGACTCCTCTCCACTGGCCCAAAGACGTCCATCAGGTGCACGTGGCGACCTCGATGCTCCTtgcacagaaaagagcaCTCTGTCCGAGGAAGACTCTGCCCACGGCGTCGCCGAGTGGACGAACGCGAGGCTTCCGTTAGAGAACTCCTCTTACGGAACTCCAGTTGGTTGCTAAAAGTATCGTCAATCCCTGACTTACCACGGAGACGAGTAAAGCTATCAACCGGCCACCGTGAACCCCCGTTAGCTCCGGCCGAGGCTGTAAccggtgtctcctccacGGTCGCGCGTAGCGCCTTCCGATATGAAGGCGACCAGGCAGAACGGAGCCTGTCAGAATGAAGCGTCGTCCGCGCTTGGCTACCACCGGGACTCGCATCGCCGCTGGGGCTCAGCGCTTCATTCCACGGGAAAGTGGTCCAGTCGTCGAGCCCGCTCTCGTACAAGGGAACACATTCTCTGGCCGCAGGCTTCCCGAATGCCTGAATCCGCTGCCTTGGGGCTTTCATGGGAGGATACCAATCATACCGGCCCCAAAATGGCATTGGAATCGGTACGCTTTCTTCTGAGTAAGACGACCTATACGCACGGCTGCTACCATGCACCGATACACTGCGGGATGGAAATGTGCCTAGCCTCTCGCTTGCCCGCCTCATTCTTCCGGCCGAGCTGGAAGAACGCCGATGCATCTGCAGTTCACTACGCGTGTCACGCCCAGACGTGGGCCGCGCCGCGCCCCGTTCACGCTGCCTGAACCGCCCGAACCGGAGACTTCCCGCGCTCTCGTGAAATCGAGGAAAGCTATATCCATCGTCCAGACTGGCGCCCGGCCGCCACTTCTGGTCGGGATAAGGACGCACTGAAGGACAGTCACGGAACATGTCGGGTTCGCTTGAGACTTCGAGGAATGATCCCTCTGAATCTTCCAGACTTTCTGGTTCGTCCCGTGACCTTCCACGGCCACGTGatatggagagagaagaacttcCAGGGTTGAAAACGATAGATTGAGGTCGCCCACTCGGAGCGGCTGAATTACACAAGGCAGACCACAGCGGTCTCTGGCGGCGCTGTTCCTTCAGCAGCAAGGGGGGAGCGGGGTAGGGAGGTGGTGGAGGCATGTCGTAATACATCGGATCGCCGAGATTGCGATGAGGTCGGAAAGAGATGGAAGGCGGAAGCCGCTCCTGCTCGTGCCTTTTGTACACGACGCTGAGCGGCTGTGCACCCGCGGAGGCGTCttcaaagagagacgccaggcTGAAAAAAATGCAGAGAACAACATGGAAGACAGTGGATGGGTAGGCGAACGAAAGTTGGCGAAATCGTACCACCTGAAACAGCATTGGACGCCGGTAACAATGCACACGGCCGAATCTATCCAGCAGTCGAAAACAAAATTTCCCCTTGCCTAGATCGATGCCACGCACCGTGATCAAAGAGACACCTTTGCGGAAGTTTGCCTTCCTCAGTTTAGGGAATGTACGGCTAGCATCATTGTCCTGCCTTTCCCTGTCGGTGTGGTGCGAGGTGCGACACGCCCGTTCACCAGCGTAAGCTTCAGGCCTACATTCGGCGAAAAAAGGACTTCCCGCCATGTGTGCAGTCCGGCgattgctgtacaccaccaccccactggactgcttaagACAGCTGAAAGTGTTGGATTAGTCCCGTCACTAACTTACCTTTCCCGGGTTTCCTCGGCCTGGATGTCAGTCCCAGAGCTCGACTGAGCTAGAGAAAGCGTCGAAATATTCGGCACTCCGCGGGTTGCTCTTTGCATCCACGTTGCTCGCGACGCTTCGCTCGCCAAATACGGTACCGGATAGAGAATCGATTTCCGATCTACCATGTGTGGTCTGAAGTCTTTGCGCGTCGCTCCCCTCTCGGGCGGGTCACCGGCACGGGTTTTGTAAAAGTTGGGGTACAACTTGCGAGCCAGGAAGGCGTCACGGCCCCCGGAAGGCCCTATGATGGCGGCATCGGCTGTCATTTTgaaggggaaagacgaaTGGGAACGGCTCAGCCCGGCCGCGACCTGCGAGTCATCGATCAGTTTGTTCGAGCCGTCTTTGAGGGAAGGTGTACCAGCTGGTCGGCAtggaacgggagagaggcagatgaAATCCTGAAGCAGCTGACAGCCAGAGGAGGTTGTGCTCTCCCGTCGGCCAGCGCGAGTCCTGGACTGCAGAGTCCCCCCGTAGCGCCGTAGCGTGGCACACGGTGCTCGAGTTGAAGCATCCACTGCAACAGAGCTGCTACACCCCAGTGATATGCTGGAGCCTCAACACGCTTCAGAACAACCCATTGAAATGCCGAGAGCGTCGCTGTGCCTTTGTTTTGACCCTGCACAGACATCCGTGCTCTGGAGTCACCCCACTGCTGCGCCTCTCACGGTTTTGAGATACTCCTCCCGATATTGAAAGTCGCGATTTACAAAAAATATGCATCCCTTGACAATCTCGAGGAAAATCGGGACTTTGCGACGAAAAGTGGTGAACGCGTTTGAAAACGATGGCCTCTACTAATCAGCAAGGGCTACGCTTTCCTGTAGAGCTGAAATAGGAGCCCCCGAAGTTTCCCTCGCGGCTCGAAAGCGACTCATGCGCGACGAAAAACGGGCCAGGTCAGAGActagagagacgaggaatgCCGAACCACTGATTCGGCTGATCACTGCTTGGTTGTGTTGGTACTCGGACTAAAACCGAGAGTTCCTCACCACACATTTGTACTAGTTGCACAGAAACACTTCTCGAGAACGTGCACGGACACTAGGCGCTGCGTGTCGATTGGAATTTGCCGTATCAAAGAGCATTTTACTGCGAAGAATGCGGTAACGCGGCGGCGTTGCTGAGGCAAGGCAAGCGGCTGCCGAGTACCCAGCAGTGTGGCTGGCGCGTTtctggaagaaaaacgagcgaCGCTCCACACCAAAAATTCCCGACAGGGAATTGAGGAAAAAGCTATGTGGGTTTACTCTCCAGAAATCGTAACGTTCCACGCAGTAAGTGCGTCACGCTCCCGCCGACAGGCGTCCGGCCTATTTTCGCTGCGAGCTAGCCACGGTCCTCAACGGGAGGGCCGGGTTTTGGA from Neospora caninum Liverpool complete genome, chromosome VIIb includes:
- a CDS encoding Bax inhibitor 1, related, giving the protein MTADAAIIGPSGGRDAFLARKLYPNFYKTRAGDPPERGATRKDFRPHMVDRKSILYPVPYLASEASRATWMQRATRGVPNISTLSLAQSSSGTDIQAEETRESLASLFEDASAGAQPLSVVYKRHEQERLPPSISFRPHRNLGDPMYYDMPPPPPYPAPPLLLKEQRRQRPLWSALCNSAAPSGRPQSIVFNPGSSSLSISRGRGRSRDEPESLEDSEGSFLEVSSEPDMFRDCPSVRPYPDQKWRPGASLDDGYSFPRFHESAGSLRFGRFRQRERGAARPTSGRDTRSELQMHRRSSSSAGRMRRASERLGTFPSRSVSVHGSSRAYRSSYSEESVPIPMPFWGRYDWYPPMKAPRQRIQAFGKPAARECVPLYESGLDDWTTFPWNEALSPSGDASPGGSQARTTLHSDRLRSAWSPSYRKALRATVEETPVTASAGANGGSRWPVDSFTRLRGKSGIDDTFSNQLEFRKRSSLTEASRSSTRRRRGQSLPRTECSFLCKEHRGRHVHLMDVFGPVERSQLSDYFDQDVADATHRAARGCLGVHSARCPESHNILRRVLSNCAERGKHIDLDAFPQQTREPTGHWWCRPSGRSSRAPFVFPDYRLVTASTLVRVAGYNQRQGAMNLKYIFNFAPLSPIQQEHIARVYGALMTNIILTAVGVYAQQRIFALPVFLLLGLQVLCVWGLSATSTEAVYSGKVTTPMRAAYFGGFGFTSGMMLGDYLYFVNILNPRIIPTAFLVSMGIFASLSAAAIVAKDRKFIYLGGILGTGLTLFTYISLFSVVWRTKLADDVLLWGGLLLYIGFVLFDTQVTLEMARRGSSDYLVQAIQFYVDLLGIFIRVVQILADKERRKRQRDEE